The DNA window TTTATCGGTTGGGTCTGCGATGGAgtggtgacctctgacctttgcttTAACAGTCCAACAGTTGCTTTTTGGGGCCTGgtctacaaataaaaaaagtctgTTTAGGTATATAGTGCTATGACACCATCCTTGTTAAGAACTGTACAGGATAAATGCAAATAAGATCTAATAATGGAAAAGTCAGCAAAACCTTCACTGCACTAATAACACTGATGCAGTGTCATAATTTTTACCACCACCAAGCAGGTTAAGTTGAAGCTCTGAGGCAAATTGTGTCTTGTGAATTTGGGCTGTTCAAATAGAGTTTTATTGATTGAGTGATCGATTAAGTTCTcggagaataattcatggatcgtGTTCAGGgggatatttatgagtgttcacaatttggtgcagtttcaaattaaaatccaaatctatttaaatctGATTTCATTAGGGGACTTTTGGGTCACTCTACTAAGAGCCATATTAGTATTTTTGTATTGTGATCTAAGCAAATGCATCCACACTATACAGCTAATATCAATCACATATATGCAGACCTGCTAGATCGATGTACTCCAAAAAGATAAATCATTGATCCTCAGAGGCTCACACATAGAAATGTTCTGAGCTTCAtttagcatcatcatcaccatttgCAATCCTTCCTGCTCTCCGCTCCACAAATTACATTGAACAATCGAGCATGAGAATAACTCCTGGCTCATGGTTGCTGTATCTAAAATAGCTTTGGATCCATATTTCCTCTGTTCTGTTTACACTTGGCTCCAAGGCTACAGCCTCTATCTTGATGCCTTCACCGtctgtgcagcacacacacagagagacacctGCAGAGTCAGTGTTAGTGAGTGGGATGacagctctgctgctgtgtttctgcCCACAAGACAAGCTGAGACATTCAACTTCCTGGTTGGCTGTGGTGTCTTGGCGGCTTCTTCACTTATCCTGACTCCAGGAGTGGCTTGTCTGTCCCCCAGTGCCCTGCTCTGCTCCAGCTGCCAAAGCCCTTAATGTTTAGTGGGCTCTCTGTTAAATATCCTCGACTCCGGGGGAAGCAGTGGACCTAGTTTAGCACAGAGGGCTGTGTCAGCCTGTGCAGAAAGTGGAGGGGCAGAGCGGAAGAATGACACAAAGCATGAAGGAACTCATTTTTTGGCCTGCTGCAACAGGAAGAAATCCAGAAATACTGTTATTTCATTGCTCAGTAGCCAAAAGAATATCACACTCTAACATTCATGAGATATATACCCTCAGTTCGTCAGTCTGTTTTTTGAGCCACAGAGGAAATCATCTTTTTCTAGAAACTGTTTGTTAATCAAAATATTGATGTTTATCTATTGAGATATGATGATTACAGTGCAACAACTAAATCTCTTTAACTGAAAACTGCGAGGAGTAAGAGGCCGTATTCAACTGGAATCAGctaaaaatatcttgttttgATACCAAATCTGGGGCATTGGGACTTATTGCTGATTCCCACCAGGATGTCACAGAGTTTATGGCTGAAGATCAATATAGGAGAGGAATTTTTGAATGTTTATGAGTTCATCTGCAGATTCCTGTGATGAGCCAGGAACCTGGAAAGTCTTTGAAGACTCAGACTTGAGATTGATGACTCATTGCATTAGTAGCCAGAGGTGTTTACCTGCTTAGGGTAAGAGTTCAGCCTAGTCACCCACTTACTAAGACGATCTCATGGAGACTGAAaacacatataaatacacatatctgcaatatatatatatatatatacatgcacCTCTTTTTTCATCCCCCACCCAGATTGATCTTACTTTATATAGACTTGTGTGGCCAATTATAATACAGAATCAATATGTGCAAAATGATGAATAATgtgttcacattaaaaacattggTAAGTGGGCCACTATGTAAAAGTGCCGCAGAATGAAGTTGGTTGGGTTTGAACTACAAAGTAATTTAGTCAAGTGTGGACGCCTGAGAGTGTGgacaaatatgaaagaaacagCATGATGATATAACTGATGACCACGCATGACTTCAAGATCCTCATTAAGCTGataagatgagagagagagactgactcAAAGCTCTTATGCAAACcacgtatgtgtgtgcacacacacgcagtctAGCTTCCCTGCCTTCAGACCATCTAATCAAGCCGTGACTCACAACACTCGATGGCTCCCTATTAGCATCACTGATGAGTTCAAAATAAATAAGCAGAATGCCACCAGCAAGGTCCTTTCATGACATATATAATCACTTTCCCCAGGTTCCTTATTAGACCTGAAAACACCTTATTTcgccctctgtctcttttcctctcccctgCTTGGTCAGTTTGAGCTCTGGAAAAATTTAAGGCGGCTGCCAGTTGAAACTTCAGCATGTTTTTAAATAgctaaatttaaataataataaacatccACTTTTGAGGGATGATTCTCAAAACTCCTTTGGCAAATACTCATCCTCTGTGAGTCGGCTCAATTTACACACTGAATTTCTGTCCTGCTGTACTTGCACATTTCCCATCAAGGCCTGACATTATTCAGTGTGGCTGTAATGAGAGATGGAAGTGGTAGAAGGAAAAATGTGCTGTTTATTTCAACCATCTGTGACTGGCCTGAAAATTCCCTTTAATAGTCCTCGCTGTACAGCACAGGGAGAGAATGATTCTACTGAGAGCTATGTCTGTGTCAAGAGAGTGACACGATCACTGAGAGAAAGCAGGTGCAGGGTTTAATCGtaactgaatttgttttgtgaGTCAAACATTTGAAATCTCTCTGACATTGTGTCTCTCTTGGAAAAATGGTAAATTACGAATATTGCTGCTGTGCTTAAAGAAtcaaaaataagtaaataaaaaggactgtttgtttttgctgacaGAAATCTTCATTTCCAAATTTAAATTAGGAACATAAACTTGCATGTGTTGCAGTCTACTTAGCTACATTTTCAGATACAAGCACAACACAGAGGCCGTGGAGGAACGTGTCGTCAGGTTTGTCGAtgctcctgctgtgtgttttgcGAGCTTTTAATGCCATTAAACCGAGGGCTCTCTGGGGACAGAGAAAGCAGAGTTGAAATGAATTGTGTCAGTTGAACAAGTTTAACTCTTTACAGGTGGTCAATAATGTGGTCTTTAAATAGCAGTGTTGCAGGGAGCTGTGTAGTAGCTACATGTATTAATGATGAAGCTCCAGCCGTGCTGGCCTACTTCTGGGTGACTGCTCCGGTCCCAGCGATACacacctcgctctctctctgttttttcagtttttgtttctaTCACTCATTTCTCTCCTGAAGTGTCAGATCTGTTTCACTGGAGGTATGCACTTCTTAGCCAGGGGGCAGATTGGAGCTATAGTGTATACCCATCATCTCAGGAGTATCAATATGATCACACCTGCTGGCTTATCATGTACTCTATTATCTATTTATGTGTCAATATGAAATAATTCAGTTTGGTTCCTGGTTGGTGTCACTGAGCTACAACTGcagaataaacaaacatttcaaatttgaaaaggTCACTTTTAAAAGATCCCTTTAAAAGTTCCCGACAGCATCATTTGGGTCCACAGCCTTTTTAAGAGTCTGTCAACAACATGTTGAAATGTCAGAGGATTCTAATGCATGTTTGGATTCTAAAGTGGCATTTACTTTGTAATTTCTCAAGTGAGACTTTATAGACATTCAAAACATGGTTTGAAAGAGTTGTTTATAACACAGGCTACACAGGCAGCAGCTCTCAAGAGGCATGAGTTGAGTCCTTGCTTGCTAATGTCGATGATCCCCAAAATGGCTAAAGTGCCTTTGAGAAAAAACAGTAAATCCTACTGACTCTTGCACCAATGCAATGCAGGTGAAATCCTCCATGTCTTTTTCTCTGACCCTACAGTCAATGCAGaacaaaatttaaaatttaaatttaagtgTTAAGTGAAATAGTGTTTCCTcagaggtaaaacacacacagcgcaGGAAAGCTAAAAAATGCAGTTTGGCTTGAGGCAAGGTTGGTTAAAGTGGACacatgaaaaagacaaaaggaaatgaatgcAGTGTAAAGGCTGCAATAAAAACACGTGTTAGCATGAAACAGACTTTCAGAGACTTCTGTGATTTTGCCCtgcagctggtgtgtgtttgtagactGCAAATTACActtcattataattattttcatcacaaactgaattttgaataaatcacatgaatcacacaatgacatcagagtgttttgttctgtgtttggTGTGGATGTGAATTGTGATGTGGCAGGAAAAGATAAACCtttgtcaaacaaaacaatatacaTCCCAGTGTTTTGTGATACATTGTGTGACCTTGTGTAAAGATATACAGCAAAAACATGAATATCAACACTTTGCACACcaaattatattaaactatattattatatcatgtCATAATTACATCAATTCTGTTCTTTTAAGTGGTTCTGTCAATGGTGCTGAGAAGAAATCTCAGCCATGTCGCAATACAAACAGAAGGAGGCGCTGTTGCTCATTCCAAGATACATTTCTATGCAAGAGAAATTTCACATAATGTTAAAACTCCGTGGCTCTAACCACCATTTATTTGTCTGTTGGAGATAATAACTGTGCGAGCAGATTTTCACCATTGTTGCAAAATCAAAACTGCACTAATGAGGCACTCTGAATGCTAAACTGGGAATAATATACTCGGTTTGTATTGTGGAAGCCAAATAACATGTACTGtattaatgcatttaaaatgaaatatcatGCTAATGGATTCACGCTGGGGGTCAAGTTGCAGCATTGTAATAGTTTAGTTTATGATAATAATGGTGCAAAGATGGGTGCAGAGGTTTCACTGCCTGaaacttgattttaaaatgaatcagtgTCTTAACCTCGGACAGGACCAAGTCATTTTAACATATAGCTAAGggtaaaaataattatatatagaTAATAGAATGCTTTAATGCTTTTAGGGAATGTGATGATGGTTGAGATTATGCAGAGACATTTTTCCACCAACCACCAGCAGCCTGGAATCGCCTCTTACGCgcgcaaatgtgtgtgtgtgtgtgtgtgtgtgtgtgtgtgagggaggggggggggggcagccgTTCAGGCACCACCCAGCTGAGGGTGAGAAGCTCGTTTCAGCACCACGGGCAGCTCCCGGTGAAAGCAGCCGCTCCTCTCCGCTGCTccgaggagaagaagaagaaataaaaacccATCAAACATCAGAGatttttaaccccccccccggAGAACTGGAGCTTTTGGTTTAATTCAATCCCGAGAAGGCGACATATCTGTAGTGACAGGCTACGGACAAAACCATTACAGGACTCCCGAGGTTGGCGTGTGCAATCTCTGCGAAGTTTTCCCTCGCCGCTGAAAAGGCGCTCTGCCTCCATCCTGCCCCGGAGGAAACTACACCTGCTCGTCGTGCAAGGGGAAGTTGAAGTGAGAATACATCTGCACCTTGTGTGGACTACATCCGAGGAGAAGTTTGGGGACTTTTACCTTCGTttcaccagctccactgcaTGCGTAAATATCTGGTTTAGTGTGCAGAAGGATTGTCCTTTTCTTGTTGGATGATACTTCCAGAAGGACaaaaaaaggagcagaaaaGACAAGTTTCTCATCTTTTCCGGTGCAATAGGCTTCTCCAGCCTTCGTCGCTCCCCCCTGTGCAACGCTCTTTTTTCCCCGTACAGAGATGGGAGAACGACAGCCCCATGACGCGAGCTTCTGATGCGTCCGGATCCACCTCACCTCTCTGGCTGCACCGCTCCTgatccatccctcctcctctgagtcTGTTTCATTCCACATCCACAGAGGCACTGCCATCTTTCTCCCTGCTAAAGACTGGTAGGTGACAATGGCCATGGATGGATGAGCGTTGCCTTATTCAGATCGTTGTGAGATGAAGTTGGAGGCCCTGCAGCACAGATTAAAGGAGGGCAAAGCTTAGACAACTTTTTCCtgatccatgtttttttaaacttgcaGCAGAGGAAAGGTGTGTATCCTGTGTGTTCATGACGGAAAGGATGGCGCTGACTGCAAACTGCAGGACTAACCCCAAAGAGCAGGCATCCGTCCAGAACAGCTTCCCAGATGTGGTTGAATTAAACGTCGGCGGGCAGGTTTATTACACGCGTCACTCAACTTTGGTGAACAACCCGAATTCATTACTCGGCAAGTTATTCTCCTCCAAGAAAGAGGCGTCGAATGATTTGGCGAGGGACCCCAAGGGACGTTATTTCATCGACAGAGACGGGTTTTTATTCCGGTATGTGTTGGACTTCCTCCGAGACCGACAGGTCGTCCTCCCGGACCACTTCCCGGAGAAAGGGCGGCTCAGGAAGGAGGCGGAGTACTTCCAGCTGCCCGACCTGGTGAAGCTGCTGAGCCCCGAGGACATCAAGCAAAGCCCGGACGACTACTTCCATAGCGACTACGAGGATGGATCCCAGGGCAGCGACCACCGGCAGTGCCCGCCACCCTCCCTCGTCCCCGCGGACAGAAAGAGCGGCTTCATCACGGTGGGGTACCGGGGGTCGTGCACCATGGGCCGAGAGAGTCAGAGCGACGCCAAGTTCAGGAGGGTCCCTCGGATACTTATATGCGGACGCGTGGCCCTGGCTAAAGAAGTTTTTGGGGAGACCCTGAACGAGAGCCGGGACCCGGACCGGACCCCGGATCGGTACACCTCCCGGTTTTACCTAAAGTTCAAACACCTGGAGAGATCCTTTGACATGCTGTCGGAGTGCGGTTTCCAAATGGTGGCCTGCAACTCCTCGGTCACAGCGTCGGTCGTCAACCAGCACACAGAGGACAAGGTCTGGTCCAGCTACACAGAATACGTCTTTTACCGTAAGTTTCACCTTTGacgcacatgcatgcacacacacgaacTTAGAATCGCCGCTAGTGGGCGCTCTTAGCTGGATGCTGTCTGGAGAGGAACATCTGGGAATGGGGACGGAAGGGCGTTTCTGGTTCCAGTCTGAATAGGTGAACACTATTGTGAACGCCTCCCTGTAGTGATTTGAATTGTTTCTGCCTTTTTCTACAACTGCAGCGTCCTTTCCTCTGGTTGAAATGCTCACAAAGGTAGCGTCAAACTTTCACGCTCTGTTGGTGTACAAAGTTTTTCCGAGccctgctgaaaaaaaaaagatttgaacaaTTTCACTCCAATCTGAGCCACAGTAATAGTTGTGGCAATGACGCTTGCCATTTCTCATCATGGTGAAATTTTCCACACCACCTCTCTGCTTTCATCCAGCTCTTCCTTTCATCTCGGGCATTTCCTTCTGGTGCTCCTACGCCGTCGCCCTACAATTTATCCATCTTCGCCGCTGATCTGGCAGTGAgagagtggtggtggtggtggtggtgaagaagAGGTCATTGTTACATTTATGTTGGCCCTTGTAAAGTTTTACGATGCCACAAAATAATCCATATATATTTGTGTCGGAGATAACTGCCACAATGCAGCTGCCGTGGTGTAGATCCAGTTAACGGCCTCTGTACCTGTGACTAATTTGGAAGTTATAAGACAAACTTCCCATAGAATAACCCCTGACCCTGTAGCAGCAGCCATTTTTGGAATGCCATCAAATATTGAGACGGAAAAACAACAATGGAACAAAAAAATGGAATTTGCGAATTTGATTGCTTTAACTTGTATGGAGACCCCCATTGATAGTGTTTGGCAACATGTTAGAGACTGACAAACTGCCAGACATATTAGCCTGACTCGTGAATCACAAGAAAACAGATTAGACTCTGTGAAACTTGTGATTACAAAATCTATTTCTATCTTCTAAGTAGACTGTGAATATTTGAAACTGCTGCTGATTGAAGTATGTTAGAATCGCAAAAGATCAAATCAAGTCCTGTTACATAAGTGAAACATCAGTGCACAATGTGCTGACTGTTGCTGCAAATACAGCTGGAGAAGCTGCCAAAAGTACTGACATCTATGTGTCAAGGGAGCAATTTGATATCCACTAATaacacagaggaagagtttCTATTCTTAATTCAGTGATGTAGAAAATATGCGTACTTTAATTCAAATAGGAGTGGTGACGTTCACTCATCTTTCTCTATACTTTTATTATAACATTCAGTGAGGTACCAAACTatctcaacaaacaaacacaaaaactacacaaaagCCAGCCACAATAGTTTGGAATTCCTGCCCTGTTCTCCCAAAAAAGTAATTTTTGattacagaaaatacatttttggtaCTTTTGTCAGTAGTAATGAAGCTGTCTCATATTTATGTGAAACATTTTGCAGTTTAACTAGAGATATTCATTCAAGTTATTTTGACTTTGCCCATTTGTTTCAGTGCTCCAGATGTTTGGTGAAAACAGTTATGGGCAAAAATCCTTTAAAAGGCTCATTTTTAATCTGACTCAGAGGAAGACATTCTAACATTGCTTTTACATTCTTCACATCTGAAAAggatattttattcattttgttccaAGATGTACTAGAAATGACTAGGATGAGGTTTCAGGAGCGCTGGTTAGAAATCACTGAGCCGTGCCTTTAGGAAAACCCCTGCTGGCCCCATAAATCATATAAGTCAAAAGATGACATGgtcacagagcaaacacagttAATAAAAGACATGATTGTGCTGGTTCCAGGCTAAATGAGCTCTGCATTAATGGTCTGCATGCAGCAGCCACAACAACTGGATGGCTCTTGGCTCTCATAACCCCCAGGAGTAGCACTAACAAGCCAAATCAAGTAGTGGTGGGGGATGGTGACACATTCACGCTCATGCAGAGATGAAGgcaagcacacatgcacacacacatgcacgcatattatatgacagtgtgtgtgtgctgcctccACAGACCTCTTGCTTACTGACAAACAACAAGTGCTTCCTGGCTTTGTTGACAAATGTTCAGCTTGTTCGAGGGCACACACTTAAAGACGAGGGCACAAACAGTAGCAGATGTGTTGGACCTCTGCACACACGGTGACAGAGAAGCCTACATGCAGCActgcaaaagtaaaaatgataatgaaaatgataacgCCCACTCAGAGGCGACAGTTACACAAACAGATAACCAGGCGCACTCTCAGAGGCAAACGTGCACATGAGGACACGCAAAGATGCACGTGCACACAGGTAAGCATGCAGGGAGTCTGTTAAAGGAAGCATTCATCCAGATAAGTGTAGTCATTGACCTCAGATATTTGACGTTACTGTAGTGTGTCAGTACAAACCATTGATTCACAAATATTTACACAGTTTCCACTGGTATCAACTATACCTGTTTTACACAGAAATTAGCGGGTATAAAATTAGCAGGTAAACACGGCAGAAAAAGGGCATTTGTTAACTTTCCCATCGTCATCCAAGGAGTTTGCCTCTGTGGGTTTTGTCATAATCGAATGATTGGCCTGAAGTTAATGTAGTATGCGcagactgccaaaataaaggagaaaaaaaatccagtgtGTTCACCTGTTTTTTGATTAAAACCTATTTCACCCAGGGGTAAATACAGTTTATACCAATTCCCATTGAAGAAAGTGGgcaagtgggttttttgaccactGGAAATGGGGCTTTAGAGCATATTATCTAAAGGTTAGAGGGATTTTTGGGAACTCCCTTGACCCAGGGCCTGAGACCCAGTATTCTGTTTACCTGCTCATCAAATTTTTTGGTGTGCTCATCTTTTCCCTCTCCCCCcttgtcttttctctccctcttctcattTCACGGCTCCACATTTCTCTTTAGTCAATTACACCCAGCTTTTCTCTCGTGTCTCAGTTCCTCAccttccatctctccatcttcaATTTACTGTATGTGCTGCTGGGGGCAAGGAGCAGCGCGGTGGCACCAGTTACCTTTACATGCCTCAGTGCACCATCACGCCTCCTGTCTCGCTTCTTATTCActtatctgtctctctgcctgtccgTCTCCATGAACGTTTACTTATAACTTCATATTCAGCCGTGTCATTCCACATTTTAAGGATTTTATTGTGCCTCTCATCATTACGCACTGACAATGTGTtggtctttcttttttgttggcCCTCTGTCGGCCATATTGGAGGTCTTTGGCAACAGTGGCAACTCATTGTGCCTCTCACATTGTGATTGGATCCTGTCAACATCTTGACAGGCTTTTGATGAGCTCATGTTCTGGCCATGCTTGAGGCACAAGTGGGCTTTAAACATCGTGCTGACATTTTCGGGAAAGTGTCGCTCCACTTTCGACATGCACAATGCCTGGACCCTTGACATGAACCTCCCTGAACATCAGGGAGGTGAACAACATGGGGCGGCTCTGGTTATTGAGATACAGAGAATTGTTGGGCAAGACACTAAACCCCAAAGTATGTGAGTAAAtgtataagataagataaaactatTGATCCCACAATGGGATCAGAacgaggtagacaagagaataaaaatacaaaagaagtcagcagaaataaaaatgagagaATATGTACATAATAAACACCCTTCACTACAGAAAAAATATTGcttgtaaagaaaaaagtatttcGGTAAGCGCAGGATGATTGCAAAAGAATATAAAAGCATAAGGTGAAACTGAGATAGGCAAAATGACTGTTGTGCAAAAAGACCATTTTAAGCTAACCAAAAAAAGATACGAAACGTTAAACGATATGATTATGCTACATCGGTAGTGTGCAGACGATACTGATGTGCAAAATAGTGTAAACATAGTTAAGAACAGTCCTAAGTAGAttatgatgataaaaaaaaacagccactaTTAATTTAATGTTATGTTTGCTGTTGTAGAGTCAGCAGTGGGAATAAAGGACCAGTGGAAGTGTTAGTTCTTAGTGCagcagcctgctgctgctgaaagagCTGTTCAGGGCCTCCACAGTGTTGTGTAGGGGGTGAGAGGTGTTGTCCATGATGGAG is part of the Paralichthys olivaceus isolate ysfri-2021 chromosome 15, ASM2471397v2, whole genome shotgun sequence genome and encodes:
- the kctd16b gene encoding BTB/POZ domain-containing protein KCTD16b, giving the protein MTERMALTANCRTNPKEQASVQNSFPDVVELNVGGQVYYTRHSTLVNNPNSLLGKLFSSKKEASNDLARDPKGRYFIDRDGFLFRYVLDFLRDRQVVLPDHFPEKGRLRKEAEYFQLPDLVKLLSPEDIKQSPDDYFHSDYEDGSQGSDHRQCPPPSLVPADRKSGFITVGYRGSCTMGRESQSDAKFRRVPRILICGRVALAKEVFGETLNESRDPDRTPDRYTSRFYLKFKHLERSFDMLSECGFQMVACNSSVTASVVNQHTEDKVWSSYTEYVFYRGPSRWSSPPCDCCCKNHKGDGEGESGTSFNELSTSSSESQSEASSPQGTVICGPVSRQPHPHANVQTLDRPLKKGPVAMLQQSDQRRKSDLLRTLTASSRDTSTCKKRPVKEKLTVEEELEKCIQDFRKIKIPERFPERKYMWQADLLRKYRL